One Planifilum fimeticola DNA segment encodes these proteins:
- the yhfZ gene encoding GntR family transcriptional regulator YhfZ, producing the protein MTLSDRMYTKNGLAAREIARHLLSVKPGERIPRISDFADELSLGRGTVQGALRLLEEMGAIQLESKGHLGTFLSRKDDQALWEIAGMSHVVGVMPLPYSRKYEGLATGLVEAFREINVPFNLAFMRGSTHRIDALQSGRYDFAVVSGLAVEMHRQQRPGLHIVKRLGPGSYVSGHEIFFADPAETAIRDGMRVGIDYTSADQYLLTSYECRGLDVELVEVNYMQLLDMLREGKIDAAVWNKDELRYADRFGRGPFRSERARELSEKVSEAVLVVDQEKGKIVEQRLADLSVDRIRSVQEDVEKGRRFASY; encoded by the coding sequence ATGACATTATCCGATCGAATGTACACCAAAAACGGGTTGGCCGCGAGGGAAATCGCCCGTCACCTCTTGTCCGTCAAGCCGGGGGAGCGCATTCCGCGGATCAGCGATTTTGCCGATGAATTGTCCCTGGGAAGGGGGACGGTTCAGGGGGCGCTGCGGCTGTTGGAGGAGATGGGCGCGATTCAGCTGGAGTCCAAGGGCCACCTGGGAACGTTTTTGAGCCGCAAGGACGATCAGGCCCTGTGGGAAATCGCCGGGATGTCCCACGTGGTCGGGGTTATGCCCCTTCCTTATTCGCGAAAGTATGAGGGGCTGGCGACCGGTCTGGTGGAAGCCTTCCGGGAGATCAACGTCCCCTTTAATCTGGCCTTCATGCGCGGTTCGACCCACCGCATCGATGCGCTGCAATCGGGCCGGTACGATTTTGCGGTGGTTTCCGGTTTGGCGGTGGAGATGCACAGACAGCAGCGTCCGGGATTGCACATCGTGAAGCGCCTGGGGCCAGGGTCCTACGTATCCGGTCACGAAATCTTCTTTGCCGATCCCGCCGAAACCGCCATCCGCGACGGGATGCGCGTCGGCATCGATTACACCTCGGCGGACCAATATCTGCTGACATCCTATGAGTGCCGCGGTTTGGATGTGGAACTGGTCGAAGTGAACTACATGCAGCTGCTCGACATGCTGAGGGAAGGAAAGATCGACGCCGCCGTCTGGAACAAGGACGAACTGCGGTACGCCGATCGATTCGGCCGCGGGCCGTTTCGGTCGGAAAGGGCCCGGGAACTGTCCGAAAAGGTGAGCGAGGCGGTGTTGGTCGTCGATCAGGAGAAGGGAAAGATTGTGGAACAGCGGTTGGCAGATCTTTCGGTGGACCGGATTCGATCCGTACAGGAAGATGTGGAAAAGGGGCGCCGTTTCGCCAGCTATTGA